A single genomic interval of bacterium harbors:
- a CDS encoding radical SAM protein, with product MKIALIQTPAWGRQSPPFAIACLSAYLKSYGYEVYKRDINIELYNEFKDTKYANAWTLNEGFWGDIQAVSNFVKAHKKLIDRYVDEILNSGSKIIGFTILWSTEQMSLVLASEIKKKDPSRIIVFGGPHAARGIKGEEFVLRNEVDFVVHGEGEETLYELVKAIEKGEEFDPIKGVLFSRNGKIYYGGDRPLIADLNSLPYADFSDFPFELYKEPVMLPATTSRGCPNNCIYCDEKVFWYKFRSRTGEKIFEEVKYQVSKYNIKKIEFTDSLVNGNVKALEKFCDLAIESNLGIEWMGQATVRPEMTFELLQKIHNSGCFHLCFGMEHSSKGQLLKMGKLLCKNADFDKFIKDCYKAQLGIGLNWMFGFPGDTEEDFQADLDFFTRNADYLRPHCSVNPSAGFCGFTTGCYAYSHPEEFNIEVNDNAVYWKSKDGKNNYVIRLNRFQKFTNHLESLGIVLGFKQLPNENKLIGDYYLYEKKYQEATKYYERSLVKETFNTEIFDKLSALYAELNKKNKIIDKYLKLEKSGKIKDNNQKIEVKNIMKKHFPSLSDANIKNKITNADVVLVQAPAWGISTPPLALASLTAYVRHQGYEVLSLDLNIELYKLRRGKYTDVWELEKSLAFWNNPSVVDEFIEYHKNYLNDYVDIILGSGAKVVGFSIYFSSLYISLYLAKQIKKKNSKIIIVFGGPHVSRDLAGKAIIKDENVDFIVQGEGEVTLEEIVKNPKVDFCAGTLICKNGEVVDCGDRELIKDVNSLPMPDFSDYDFNDYKEPFKIPIISSRGCCNKCVYCNERPFWKRFRFRTAENMYKEMLYQLKKHPKGSFFDFQDSLVNGSVKELEKLADFIVKDGLKIQWSGQAIMRKDMTYELLLKLKQSGCVALGYGMETASVPLMLKAGKLLAKDINPEKIVRDGCKAGLSCAVNFMFGLPGETEEDFRETLKFLRRNKDYIGTVNPCPAFCSFAPGTYAYDHQEEFDIDFSKGGEYWESKDGSNTYLVRLRRFEEFCQLAWDLKVPSVYPAPRLLNRNNLIGNYYFNTGEPEKAIPYFINSIEKESRNISIIQNLAFCYQKIGLQDLYEECLKEIKEWGTGKDTKANEKVPSVRGVDKEINEAENFINSGDYKNAILKLESVLSAHPESTKVYSILCKLYFNTGKLDFPKELLQKALSIDPDLKKWVLELGKKWASNQQLQEACLLFVKLLSCVPDDYEIWDITGVSMVSVGKLQDGESCFKKSISIKPDYIDAYVNMGYLCKMQGKIDEAIAYLRKAQEIDPSLINLYYEIEDLYREHNIKGYPFKYLLESINHTIQKGIPKIDNAINLGKGPEELHMELTYRCNCKCTFCDLWDKYSKFPELEKKQLTLEEIQKFIGDSKYLKNVKSIVLSGGEPFLRKDFVEICGCLTEQLPEASIGILTNSMDANLTIKKLMEVKRKYEPKSIWLGSSLDGLFEKHNEIRGRKDAFNNLVRTITQVQKEFEDIHYNINFTVTPDNYTELLPVYEFVNRLNCIFSAQFVLPPDPKWSKEKLLEVQGIIEIILKKMIDAKRTTSITSDIGLLAQLYFWSNLVEYQLHPTRVFKKCMAGVHFAMFNPQGDLFFCPMNKQMLVGNVKDTPFDKLWESSKATKIRDFMNSGKCHCWLLCTIMPQIGEAFLKGRGNEN from the coding sequence ATGAAAATAGCATTAATCCAGACACCTGCATGGGGAAGACAAAGCCCTCCTTTTGCTATAGCTTGTTTATCTGCTTATTTAAAATCTTACGGTTATGAAGTTTACAAGAGGGACATTAATATTGAATTGTATAATGAATTCAAGGATACTAAATATGCAAATGCGTGGACATTAAACGAAGGATTCTGGGGCGATATTCAAGCGGTAAGCAATTTTGTAAAGGCACATAAGAAATTAATAGATAGATACGTAGATGAGATTTTAAATTCCGGCTCTAAAATAATCGGTTTTACAATACTATGGTCTACGGAACAAATGAGTTTGGTATTGGCGTCCGAAATTAAAAAGAAAGACCCGAGCAGGATTATCGTTTTTGGTGGTCCCCATGCGGCAAGAGGCATAAAAGGAGAAGAATTTGTTTTAAGAAATGAAGTAGATTTCGTAGTTCACGGGGAAGGGGAAGAAACTTTATATGAATTGGTCAAAGCTATTGAAAAAGGAGAAGAATTTGACCCAATAAAAGGCGTGTTATTTTCCAGAAATGGAAAAATTTATTACGGTGGAGACAGACCATTAATCGCAGACCTTAATTCTTTGCCTTATGCCGATTTTTCTGATTTTCCTTTTGAATTATATAAAGAGCCTGTAATGTTACCGGCTACAACTTCAAGAGGGTGTCCTAATAATTGTATTTATTGCGATGAAAAAGTGTTTTGGTATAAATTTAGAAGCAGAACAGGGGAGAAAATTTTTGAAGAAGTAAAATACCAGGTTTCTAAATATAACATAAAAAAAATTGAATTTACTGATTCTTTGGTAAATGGTAATGTTAAAGCCCTTGAAAAATTTTGTGACCTTGCGATAGAAAGCAATCTTGGTATTGAATGGATGGGGCAAGCGACCGTTCGTCCGGAAATGACATTTGAATTATTGCAGAAAATTCATAATTCTGGCTGTTTTCATCTTTGTTTTGGAATGGAACATTCTTCAAAAGGACAATTACTTAAAATGGGGAAACTATTGTGTAAAAATGCCGATTTTGATAAGTTTATCAAAGATTGCTATAAAGCGCAATTAGGTATAGGATTGAATTGGATGTTCGGTTTCCCGGGAGATACGGAAGAAGATTTTCAAGCCGATTTGGATTTCTTCACAAGAAATGCTGACTATCTACGACCTCATTGCTCAGTTAATCCAAGCGCCGGATTTTGTGGGTTTACAACCGGCTGTTATGCATATTCTCACCCGGAAGAATTTAATATAGAAGTAAACGATAATGCTGTTTACTGGAAAAGTAAAGACGGAAAAAATAATTATGTAATTCGTTTAAATAGATTTCAAAAATTTACTAATCATTTAGAGTCATTAGGTATAGTATTGGGTTTCAAACAATTACCTAACGAGAATAAACTCATAGGCGATTATTATCTTTATGAAAAGAAATATCAAGAAGCGACTAAATATTATGAAAGGTCTTTAGTTAAAGAAACGTTTAATACTGAAATATTTGATAAACTTTCTGCCTTGTATGCGGAACTTAACAAAAAAAATAAAATTATAGATAAATACCTTAAACTTGAAAAAAGCGGTAAAATTAAAGATAATAACCAGAAAATAGAGGTAAAAAATATTATGAAAAAACATTTTCCGTCTTTATCGGACGCAAACATTAAAAATAAAATTACGAATGCAGATGTTGTGCTTGTTCAAGCTCCGGCATGGGGAATAAGCACTCCGCCTCTGGCATTAGCCAGTTTGACTGCTTATGTGAGACATCAGGGGTATGAAGTTCTTTCCTTAGATTTGAATATAGAACTCTATAAATTGAGAAGAGGTAAATACACTGATGTCTGGGAGTTAGAAAAATCACTTGCATTCTGGAATAATCCATCCGTGGTAGATGAGTTTATAGAATATCATAAGAATTATTTAAATGACTATGTAGATATAATATTAGGCAGTGGAGCAAAAGTTGTTGGATTTTCAATATATTTTTCTTCTTTATATATTAGTCTTTACCTGGCAAAACAAATTAAGAAAAAAAACAGCAAAATAATTATTGTATTTGGTGGTCCCCATGTAAGCAGGGACTTAGCAGGAAAAGCAATTATTAAAGATGAAAACGTAGACTTTATTGTCCAGGGGGAAGGAGAAGTTACTTTAGAAGAAATTGTTAAAAATCCGAAAGTAGATTTTTGTGCAGGGACGCTTATATGTAAAAATGGCGAAGTGGTTGATTGCGGGGATAGAGAGTTAATTAAAGACGTTAATTCTTTGCCAATGCCGGATTTTTCGGATTACGATTTCAATGATTATAAAGAACCATTTAAAATTCCAATTATCTCAAGCAGGGGATGCTGTAATAAATGTGTGTATTGCAATGAACGTCCTTTCTGGAAAAGATTTCGATTCAGAACGGCAGAAAATATGTATAAGGAAATGTTGTATCAATTGAAAAAACATCCAAAAGGAAGTTTCTTTGATTTTCAGGATAGTTTGGTCAATGGAAGTGTTAAGGAGTTAGAAAAACTTGCTGATTTCATAGTAAAAGATGGGCTGAAAATCCAGTGGAGCGGTCAGGCAATTATGAGAAAGGATATGACTTATGAACTTTTACTTAAATTAAAACAATCAGGGTGTGTAGCATTAGGATACGGAATGGAAACTGCTTCAGTTCCTTTAATGTTAAAGGCAGGAAAATTGTTGGCAAAAGATATTAACCCTGAGAAAATAGTAAGAGATGGTTGTAAAGCCGGCCTTAGTTGTGCCGTTAATTTTATGTTTGGTTTGCCTGGGGAAACAGAAGAAGATTTCAGAGAGACGCTTAAGTTTTTAAGAAGAAATAAAGATTATATTGGGACTGTCAATCCCTGCCCTGCATTTTGCAGCTTTGCTCCCGGGACTTATGCTTATGACCATCAGGAAGAATTTGACATTGATTTTAGTAAAGGAGGAGAGTATTGGGAATCAAAAGATGGCTCTAATACTTATTTAGTGCGTTTAAGAAGATTTGAAGAGTTCTGCCAACTTGCGTGGGATTTGAAAGTTCCAAGTGTTTACCCTGCTCCAAGATTACTGAACAGAAATAATCTCATAGGTAATTATTATTTTAATACAGGAGAACCTGAAAAAGCAATTCCATATTTTATTAACTCCATAGAAAAAGAATCCCGCAATATCTCTATTATTCAAAACCTTGCGTTCTGCTATCAAAAAATCGGATTACAGGATTTATACGAAGAATGTTTAAAGGAAATTAAAGAATGGGGAACGGGGAAAGATACAAAAGCTAACGAAAAAGTTCCGTCTGTAAGGGGAGTTGATAAAGAAATAAATGAAGCAGAAAACTTTATAAATTCAGGAGATTACAAGAATGCGATTTTAAAATTGGAAAGTGTTTTATCAGCGCATCCTGAGTCAACAAAAGTTTATTCTATTCTATGTAAATTATATTTTAATACCGGGAAGTTAGATTTTCCTAAAGAGTTGCTTCAAAAAGCATTAAGCATTGACCCGGATTTAAAAAAATGGGTTTTGGAACTCGGGAAAAAATGGGCTTCTAACCAACAATTACAAGAAGCCTGTTTACTATTTGTAAAATTGTTATCTTGCGTGCCGGATGATTATGAAATCTGGGATATTACAGGGGTGTCAATGGTTTCTGTTGGCAAGCTTCAGGACGGGGAAAGTTGTTTCAAAAAATCCATTTCAATTAAACCGGATTATATTGATGCATACGTTAATATGGGATACTTATGCAAAATGCAAGGCAAGATAGATGAAGCAATTGCATATCTGCGTAAAGCGCAAGAGATAGACCCTTCTCTAATAAATCTGTATTATGAAATAGAGGACTTGTACAGAGAGCATAATATTAAGGGATATCCATTTAAGTATCTTTTAGAGAGCATTAACCACACTATTCAAAAAGGAATTCCAAAAATAGATAATGCAATAAATTTAGGGAAGGGGCCTGAAGAACTACATATGGAATTAACTTACAGGTGTAATTGTAAATGCACTTTTTGTGATTTGTGGGATAAATACAGCAAATTCCCGGAGTTAGAGAAAAAACAATTAACACTTGAAGAAATTCAGAAGTTTATCGGAGATTCCAAATATCTTAAAAATGTTAAATCTATAGTCCTTTCCGGTGGAGAACCTTTTTTGAGAAAAGATTTTGTAGAAATATGCGGTTGCTTAACAGAACAGTTGCCGGAAGCGAGTATTGGAATTTTGACAAATAGTATGGATGCGAATTTAACGATAAAAAAACTTATGGAGGTAAAAAGGAAGTATGAGCCAAAATCTATCTGGCTGGGGTCTTCTCTTGACGGCTTATTTGAAAAGCATAATGAAATCAGGGGCAGAAAGGATGCATTTAATAATTTAGTCCGAACAATAACTCAAGTGCAGAAAGAGTTTGAAGACATTCATTACAATATTAATTTTACAGTTACTCCTGACAATTATACGGAACTATTGCCTGTTTATGAATTTGTAAATAGGCTTAATTGTATATTTTCGGCTCAATTTGTATTACCGCCGGACCCGAAATGGAGCAAGGAAAAGTTATTGGAAGTTCAAGGCATTATCGAAATAATACTTAAAAAAATGATTGATGCAAAAAGAACGACATCAATTACAAGCGATATAGGGTTACTTGCGCAATTATATTTCTGGTCGAATTTAGTTGAATATCAATTACATCCTACCAGAGTTTTTAAGAAGTGTATGGCAGGAGTGCATTTTGCTATGTTTAATCCTCAAGGAGACCTTTTTTTCTGTCCGATGAATAAACAGATGTTAGTTGGGAATGTTAAAGATACTCCTTTTGATAAATTATGGGAATCGTCCAAAGCAACTAAGATTCGGGATTTTATGAACAGCGGGAAATGCCATTGCTGGCTTTTATGCACCATTATGCCACAAATAGGAGAAGCATTTCTAAAAGGAAGGGGCAATGAAAATTAA
- a CDS encoding class I SAM-dependent methyltransferase has product MSKRTESMEKTCKICKKTASFVFEKEGARFYQCPNCEFLFTDYIDNLDVEALSKFYSQAYWNGEPWFERTTRDCVLRLKDLLLESIAPVHKVLDFGCGLGETVKIGRKAGLDMVGVDISSCLQENNYLFKSSLVEKHFPDNYFDAVLSVEVAEHLTNPMKEFRELLRIVKPRGTLLINTATQEYGDFKKVGKDWDYIVVKSGHVSFYSKKTFDVMAEILGFMCKFAREEEKYILILYKNQVEVENKVKADKKEKADKKEKVPFDLNQLLIDEVKMLRNHIANGSPVLVNSEVACEIEKWRESGRKIIQNELDTSAKFQTYIKKLKELYEKQITLLEQEIRNK; this is encoded by the coding sequence ATGTCAAAGAGAACTGAATCTATGGAGAAAACCTGTAAAATATGCAAAAAAACAGCATCCTTTGTCTTTGAGAAAGAAGGAGCAAGATTTTATCAGTGTCCAAATTGTGAGTTTCTGTTTACTGATTACATAGATAATCTTGATGTTGAAGCTTTAAGTAAGTTCTACAGTCAGGCATATTGGAATGGGGAACCGTGGTTTGAGAGAACCACGAGGGACTGTGTTCTTAGATTGAAAGACCTATTGTTAGAATCTATCGCTCCTGTGCACAAAGTTTTAGATTTTGGATGTGGATTAGGAGAGACAGTAAAAATTGGAAGAAAAGCCGGTTTGGATATGGTTGGGGTTGATATCTCATCCTGTCTACAAGAAAATAATTACCTGTTCAAGAGTTCTTTGGTAGAGAAGCATTTCCCTGATAATTATTTTGATGCGGTATTGAGTGTTGAAGTAGCTGAGCATTTGACCAATCCTATGAAAGAATTTAGAGAATTATTACGGATAGTGAAACCACGGGGGACACTTTTAATAAATACTGCAACTCAAGAGTATGGGGATTTTAAAAAAGTTGGCAAAGATTGGGATTATATTGTGGTAAAATCCGGACATGTTTCATTCTATTCAAAAAAGACTTTTGATGTAATGGCTGAAATTTTGGGGTTTATGTGTAAGTTTGCAAGGGAAGAAGAAAAATATATTTTGATTCTGTATAAAAATCAAGTTGAGGTAGAAAATAAAGTCAAAGCGGATAAGAAAGAAAAAGCGGATAAGAAAGAAAAAGTCCCGTTTGACCTAAATCAACTTTTAATTGATGAAGTAAAAATGTTGCGAAATCATATTGCTAATGGTTCTCCAGTCCTTGTAAATTCTGAAGTTGCTTGCGAAATTGAAAAATGGCGAGAAAGCGGAAGAAAGATAATACAGAACGAGTTGGATACTTCGGCAAAATTTCAAACATATATCAAAAAATTAAAAGAATTATATGAAAAACAAATAACATTGTTGGAGCAAGAAATTAGAAATAAATAA
- a CDS encoding methyltransferase domain-containing protein has product MKRNISMTFSEEITKIRQLITTGKSEEAVFNLETLLKLYPDIKELYPMICKLYINVKKFDIPTEWVKKAIEVETGLEDVLKNFGYNECGNMGLSKRIIIVQQLIEKNNIEEAITRLKSLCVNYPEQKELYIILYGLYVHTNKIEKAIDCLKTNYKTNKTPYCNVCGSPKGFLDSDLVLKELINTVCCEYNNKAKLLEYRRQGLNCLNCSSHSRDRMLVYQLAQCLDKGNKPMIFWESNKKLKILEISGGRPRCKILEQKFDYLDTEYIPEKVDENIDSCKYVNVQNLPFASNSFDIVIAADVFEHVRLDNKGYREIFRVLKRSGKFFLSLPIPIESPAKITTIRVKPEGEKDVYLLPPVYHGGHTLVYRDYGMDLLEKLKKFGFSVDYKKSEIKEHKISKQHFIICSK; this is encoded by the coding sequence ATGAAAAGGAATATTTCAATGACATTTTCTGAGGAAATAACTAAAATCCGTCAATTAATTACAACCGGAAAATCAGAAGAGGCAGTATTTAACTTAGAAACCCTTCTAAAATTGTACCCGGATATTAAAGAACTCTATCCAATGATATGTAAACTTTACATTAACGTTAAAAAGTTTGATATTCCAACAGAATGGGTAAAAAAAGCGATTGAAGTCGAGACGGGATTAGAAGATGTATTGAAAAATTTTGGCTATAATGAATGTGGAAATATGGGACTTTCAAAAAGAATAATTATAGTTCAACAACTGATAGAAAAAAACAATATAGAAGAAGCTATAACAAGATTAAAATCCCTTTGCGTTAACTATCCTGAACAAAAAGAATTGTATATTATTTTATACGGACTTTATGTTCATACCAATAAGATAGAAAAAGCCATAGATTGTCTTAAAACAAATTATAAAACGAATAAAACGCCTTATTGTAATGTTTGCGGTAGTCCAAAAGGGTTCTTAGATTCTGACCTTGTACTAAAAGAGCTTATCAATACTGTATGTTGTGAGTATAACAATAAAGCTAAGCTGCTGGAATATCGGCGACAGGGATTAAATTGTTTAAATTGTAGTTCTCATAGTAGGGATAGGATGCTTGTATATCAACTTGCTCAATGTTTGGACAAAGGAAATAAACCGATGATATTCTGGGAGTCAAATAAAAAACTTAAAATCCTTGAAATAAGCGGTGGAAGACCCCGTTGTAAAATTTTAGAGCAAAAGTTTGATTATTTAGATACGGAGTATATACCTGAAAAAGTTGATGAGAATATAGATTCCTGTAAATATGTGAATGTTCAGAATCTACCGTTTGCTTCAAATTCTTTTGATATTGTTATCGCGGCAGATGTTTTTGAACATGTTAGATTGGACAATAAGGGATATAGAGAGATATTTAGAGTGCTTAAACGGTCTGGTAAATTTTTCCTTTCGCTACCGATACCGATAGAAAGTCCCGCAAAAATCACAACTATAAGAGTCAAACCGGAAGGAGAAAAAGACGTTTATCTTTTACCGCCTGTATATCATGGCGGGCACACATTAGTTTATAGAGATTATGGAATGGATTTATTGGAAAAACTTAAAAAATTTGGTTTTTCTGTAGATTATAAAAAAAGCGAAATCAAAGAACATAAGATTTCCAAACAACATTTTATTATATGCAGTAAGTAA
- a CDS encoding methyltransferase domain-containing protein, protein MQEPFTPMNIKTVHMDIVGNCNLRCPSCPRGKGKIINDKTLPFMSLNLFRKIVSKLRNDYPQVKDIDIYNWGEPLLHPNLVELISFAKSLQFEVNISSNLNKTVDFYEIMQYNPKNFCISLSGWYQNTYNRFHAGGNIEKVKMNMHLLSLAKEQTGATTNVYIYYHKYKTNLMEMKLMEKYAKDLGFGFATYYAKHMVFEELIALADNFMGKNKDEFITSEYLLPVLPAMEIAKKYRMPCPLLYNQIAFTYKGEVLQCCGTFEPEGIVGNYLDMNTDEIAKKRISNPICSSCISYGVSSYSCQIPGLMEEYDELVNNLQKTKNEQALQNCEKGNDAGQATYKIKQKGVQNKLKMESTGERLVPDNPERESLFLEHITRYMFASQYVKDKIVFDAGCGCGYGSYHLLKSGAKKVTGIDISKETIEYCKSNYENKNLEFKVMNAEKLSFPDKVFDVVVSFEVVEHLQNPEMYLSEIKRVLKTDGILIISTPNKKIYTDAVEDWKNPFHIHEYYIDEFDVFLKKYFSEITFWGQDYFEGMIIEKQFLEKNKREQTTDFKVLPIHTQPTWKDSSENFQVFEKFIYIIAVCGKVEKQNVPMNHLIYGFPIKYLEEKNNNEKKLRNESFQGKDRIIQEKENIIQAKESIIKEKDKLIEELKIKGRETIQNEFDTTAKFQSYIKRLKELYEKQIRLLEEEIKNKK, encoded by the coding sequence ATGCAAGAACCTTTTACTCCTATGAACATCAAAACCGTTCATATGGATATAGTTGGAAACTGTAACTTACGTTGTCCTTCCTGCCCAAGAGGAAAAGGGAAAATAATAAATGATAAAACGTTACCATTTATGAGTCTAAATTTATTCAGAAAGATAGTTTCCAAACTTAGAAATGACTACCCGCAAGTTAAGGATATTGACATATATAATTGGGGTGAGCCACTCTTGCATCCAAATCTTGTTGAGTTGATTAGTTTTGCAAAATCTTTACAATTTGAGGTTAATATTAGCAGCAACTTAAATAAGACGGTTGATTTTTACGAAATTATGCAATATAATCCCAAAAACTTCTGTATAAGTCTTTCGGGGTGGTACCAAAATACTTACAATCGTTTTCACGCGGGAGGAAATATTGAAAAAGTGAAAATGAATATGCACCTTTTATCCTTAGCAAAAGAACAAACAGGGGCAACTACTAATGTATATATCTATTATCATAAATATAAAACTAATCTCATGGAGATGAAATTGATGGAGAAATATGCGAAAGATTTGGGCTTTGGCTTTGCGACCTATTATGCAAAACATATGGTATTTGAGGAGCTTATAGCTCTTGCTGATAACTTTATGGGGAAAAATAAAGATGAATTCATAACCTCTGAATATTTATTACCTGTGTTGCCCGCTATGGAGATTGCGAAAAAATACAGGATGCCTTGTCCTTTACTTTACAATCAAATTGCGTTTACTTACAAAGGCGAGGTTCTTCAGTGTTGTGGAACTTTTGAGCCGGAAGGCATAGTTGGAAATTATCTTGATATGAATACAGACGAGATAGCAAAAAAGCGGATATCTAATCCTATATGTTCATCCTGCATATCTTACGGTGTGAGTTCTTATAGCTGCCAGATACCCGGGTTGATGGAAGAATATGATGAATTGGTAAATAACTTACAAAAAACCAAAAACGAGCAAGCACTACAAAATTGTGAAAAGGGTAATGATGCAGGTCAGGCAACTTATAAAATTAAACAAAAAGGAGTGCAAAATAAGTTAAAAATGGAATCTACAGGAGAAAGATTGGTTCCGGATAACCCAGAGAGAGAAAGTTTATTTCTTGAACATATTACGCGGTATATGTTTGCCAGTCAATATGTAAAAGATAAAATAGTTTTTGATGCAGGTTGTGGGTGTGGATATGGTTCTTATCATCTCTTGAAAAGTGGTGCGAAAAAAGTTACAGGAATTGATATTTCCAAAGAAACAATAGAGTATTGCAAATCTAATTATGAAAATAAAAACCTGGAATTTAAGGTAATGAATGCTGAAAAATTATCTTTCCCGGACAAAGTATTTGATGTTGTGGTGTCTTTTGAAGTAGTAGAGCATCTACAAAACCCTGAAATGTATTTATCAGAAATAAAAAGAGTATTAAAAACGGATGGGATATTAATAATTTCTACTCCTAATAAGAAAATTTATACGGATGCCGTTGAAGACTGGAAAAATCCTTTTCATATTCATGAGTATTATATTGACGAATTTGATGTTTTTCTAAAAAAATATTTTTCCGAAATAACTTTTTGGGGGCAGGACTACTTTGAAGGTATGATTATAGAAAAACAGTTTTTAGAAAAAAACAAGAGAGAACAAACAACAGATTTTAAGGTTCTTCCGATCCATACACAACCTACCTGGAAGGATTCATCTGAGAATTTTCAAGTATTTGAAAAATTTATTTATATTATCGCTGTATGCGGGAAAGTTGAAAAACAAAATGTTCCAATGAATCATTTAATATATGGTTTTCCAATAAAGTATTTAGAAGAAAAAAATAATAATGAAAAAAAACTTAGAAATGAATCTTTCCAAGGGAAAGATAGAATTATTCAGGAAAAAGAAAACATTATTCAAGCGAAAGAAAGTATTATTAAGGAAAAAGACAAGCTTATTGAAGAACTAAAAATAAAGGGAAGGGAAACTATACAGAACGAATTTGATACTACGGCGAAATTTCAATCATATATCAAAAGATTGAAGGAATTATACGAAAAACAAATAAGATTGTTAGAGGAAGAAATTAAGAATAAGAAATGA
- a CDS encoding class I SAM-dependent methyltransferase, with product MALSDKIDHIRQLEKNGNSTEAILRLESLIEIYPETDELYPMLCKLCIKVGKADVPPEWIMRATKVDKDFENWLNKMSQTPDIECTEESHLAKIEYSDCNLCGGNNYEIVYQENPSNLVRCKTCGLVAYNPLPSDDELNSYYSVFNDETMENISNNILTRILARKGELREIEKYITHKGKILDIGCANGEFLKAAQEEGWKVKGFETCPETANYAIEKLGLDITIGDNFVDARFPANEFDVIAIQCVIEHLKDPLLILKEMQRTIKSDGLLWLTTLNFDSFMAKAQGKIWEWKAWPNHLYYFTPDTMRKYLEKAGFEILKLYTRSTGGPLKTCINLIQERLFLEDKKIALQVIEYLDNLDINIGPEMVVVAKKI from the coding sequence ATGGCACTCTCTGATAAAATAGACCATATCCGCCAATTAGAGAAAAATGGGAACTCTACAGAAGCGATACTTAGATTAGAAAGTTTAATAGAAATATATCCTGAAACGGACGAGTTGTACCCTATGTTATGTAAGCTTTGTATTAAAGTAGGTAAGGCAGATGTTCCACCGGAATGGATAATGAGAGCAACAAAAGTTGACAAAGATTTTGAAAACTGGCTTAATAAAATGAGCCAAACTCCGGACATTGAGTGTACGGAAGAGTCTCATTTAGCAAAAATTGAATATAGTGATTGCAATCTTTGTGGGGGAAATAATTATGAAATAGTATATCAAGAAAATCCTTCTAATCTAGTGAGATGTAAAACTTGCGGGCTTGTGGCTTATAACCCTCTACCATCTGACGATGAATTGAATAGCTATTACAGTGTTTTCAATGATGAGACTATGGAAAATATATCTAATAATATTTTAACAAGAATTTTGGCCAGAAAGGGAGAATTAAGAGAAATTGAAAAATATATAACTCATAAAGGAAAAATTTTAGATATAGGTTGTGCAAATGGTGAGTTTTTAAAAGCCGCCCAGGAAGAAGGTTGGAAAGTAAAAGGTTTTGAAACCTGTCCTGAAACTGCAAATTATGCCATTGAAAAACTTGGATTAGATATAACTATTGGAGATAACTTTGTTGACGCAAGGTTTCCTGCTAATGAATTTGACGTAATTGCTATACAATGTGTGATTGAACATCTTAAAGACCCATTATTGATATTAAAAGAAATGCAAAGAACGATTAAATCCGATGGGCTGTTGTGGCTTACCACGCTTAACTTTGATTCTTTTATGGCAAAGGCGCAGGGGAAAATATGGGAATGGAAGGCATGGCCTAATCATTTATATTACTTTACTCCGGATACTATGCGTAAATATCTGGAGAAAGCAGGTTTTGAAATCCTGAAATTGTATACCAGAAGCACTGGAGGTCCCCTTAAGACTTGTATTAATCTTATTCAAGAACGATTATTCCTAGAGGACAAAAAAATTGCTTTGCAAGTTATAGAATATTTAGATAACCTTGACATTAACATAGGACCTGAAATGGTTGTTGTTGCAAAAAAAATATGA